One Pseudomonadota bacterium genomic window carries:
- a CDS encoding NADH-quinone oxidoreductase subunit C: MIRNPIEAVGDGIRGAKVSGEGAAARAEVPPERWEDAAAILKVQSGLSALMDLFCIDREGEGLRFEIVAKLSDGGGGSRFTLTARLPETGSEIASLVRVHPAAEWYERECFDMFGISFRGGPAHKRILTEDDFHGHPLRKDFRGVS, translated from the coding sequence ATGATCAGAAATCCGATTGAGGCGGTGGGGGATGGGATCCGCGGGGCGAAGGTGAGCGGCGAGGGGGCCGCCGCGCGCGCCGAGGTGCCCCCCGAGAGATGGGAGGATGCGGCCGCGATCCTCAAGGTGCAGTCGGGCCTCTCCGCCCTCATGGACCTCTTCTGCATCGACCGCGAGGGGGAGGGGCTGCGCTTCGAGATCGTGGCGAAGCTCAGCGACGGCGGCGGGGGGTCTCGATTCACGCTCACGGCGCGCCTCCCCGAAACCGGTTCGGAGATCGCATCGCTGGTCAGGGTGCACCCGGCTGCGGAGTGGTACGAGAGGGAGTGTTTCGATATGTTCGGCATATCGTTCAGGGGCGGCCCTGCGCATAAGAGGATACTCACGGAGGACGATTTTCATGGTCATCCGCTGAGGAAGGATTTTCGAGGGGTATCATGA
- a CDS encoding NADH-quinone oxidoreductase subunit D, translated as MTGSAADAHEISIPAGDPGSGMPFRLVIKARGARVEAARSEIGFAHRGLEKLAESMTWHSARAVAERAGCASPGIAGTCCCMAVESLFGVEVPARAKWLRTILCEAWRIREGLSHAGRTLAHAGLPSRAALLLSCRDSVEGWVRASFGASGSSSRIGGVARDLGGAESKRGRALMRRVRDEAGGAASALAGDRIFSDRTRGVGVISADAASAWGVTGPSLRAAGQARDLRRDLPYLMYAGLDFEVPVGAEGDVFDRTVVRLLESTESARIVEEAMAMMEPGPLTAKEGAVVLPPAHEVYGGGEGLARHRRIMAGKQRLPAGEGCALVEAASGEMGFHLVSDGSPRPYRFRVRSPSFALCQAAPVILKGCAVEDVPMIVASLGASASEADR; from the coding sequence ATGACCGGCTCCGCCGCAGATGCGCATGAGATCTCGATCCCGGCCGGCGATCCCGGTTCCGGCATGCCGTTTCGCCTTGTGATCAAGGCCCGAGGCGCCCGGGTCGAGGCGGCCCGGTCCGAGATCGGCTTTGCGCACCGGGGCCTCGAGAAGCTCGCCGAGTCCATGACGTGGCATTCGGCCAGGGCGGTCGCGGAGAGGGCGGGCTGCGCGTCGCCCGGCATCGCCGGCACCTGCTGCTGCATGGCGGTGGAGTCCCTCTTCGGCGTGGAGGTCCCGGCGAGGGCGAAATGGCTGCGCACGATCCTCTGCGAGGCGTGGAGGATACGCGAGGGGCTGTCGCACGCGGGCCGCACGCTCGCGCACGCCGGTCTCCCCTCGCGCGCCGCCCTCCTCCTCTCGTGCAGGGATTCGGTCGAGGGGTGGGTGCGCGCCTCTTTCGGCGCCTCCGGCTCCTCATCCAGGATAGGGGGCGTGGCGCGCGACCTGGGCGGCGCGGAGAGCAAGAGGGGCCGTGCGCTCATGCGGAGGGTGAGGGACGAGGCAGGCGGTGCTGCCTCTGCCCTTGCGGGAGACCGGATCTTTTCGGACAGGACGCGAGGAGTCGGCGTGATTTCGGCCGACGCCGCCTCCGCATGGGGCGTAACGGGGCCATCCCTTCGGGCCGCGGGGCAGGCAAGGGACCTGAGGAGGGACCTGCCGTATCTCATGTACGCCGGGCTCGATTTCGAGGTCCCGGTAGGGGCGGAGGGGGACGTGTTCGACCGGACCGTGGTCCGGCTGCTTGAGTCGACGGAGTCCGCGCGCATAGTGGAAGAGGCGATGGCGATGATGGAGCCGGGGCCGCTGACTGCAAAGGAGGGGGCGGTCGTCCTCCCCCCTGCGCACGAGGTGTACGGCGGCGGTGAGGGCTTGGCGAGGCACAGGCGCATCATGGCAGGCAAGCAGCGGCTCCCGGCCGGGGAGGGATGCGCATTGGTGGAGGCGGCTTCGGGCGAGATGGGGTTTCACCTGGTCTCCGACGGCTCCCCCCGGCCTTACAGGTTCAGGGTGCGGTCGCCGTCGTTCGCGCTCTGTCAGGCGGCCCCGGTGATTCTGAAGGGGTGCGCGGTCGAGGACGTGCCCATGATCGTTGCGAGCCTCGGGGCCTCGGCCTCTGAGGCGGACAGGTGA
- a CDS encoding NADH-quinone oxidoreductase subunit H: MDPIEIWTAALSAALALAVLCGLMRAASALDRWAASPSGRCGPAYGTGLVRAAALALSLVSRGPKRKPGVAAAFAFAPVAALVAALAAAAPVQLAPAISAGAWRFSFTVWEPGAGLLFSLAMVSLWACASFLSMAGEGDRASRAVAVGSAAAYFSFFPAMMLALASVVLLSGKIDPAGLVADQGDAIWRWNWARQPVAFAIFAASSCMALRRVESGRFAGQDVARIHPQTAAAAGFVRRLSFSALAAALAAVGCSAFLGGWQLPFLPVSSLAESLRVIVPAWAVEPSVAVAGLAAMAAKSALLLVLFAFARASIASLRGDRLVRFAWRALMPLAMANLAATAYIVTVLSKGD, translated from the coding sequence TTGGACCCGATAGAGATCTGGACGGCGGCCCTCTCCGCGGCGCTGGCGCTCGCGGTGCTGTGCGGGCTCATGCGCGCCGCCTCGGCGCTCGACCGCTGGGCCGCATCCCCCTCCGGCCGCTGCGGGCCGGCGTACGGCACAGGCCTCGTCCGCGCCGCGGCCCTGGCGCTCTCGCTCGTGTCCAGGGGGCCGAAGAGGAAGCCGGGCGTCGCCGCGGCGTTCGCATTCGCGCCGGTCGCGGCGCTCGTCGCGGCGCTCGCCGCCGCAGCGCCTGTGCAGCTTGCGCCCGCGATATCCGCCGGCGCCTGGCGGTTCTCCTTCACGGTCTGGGAACCGGGCGCGGGGCTTCTTTTCTCCCTCGCCATGGTCTCCCTGTGGGCGTGCGCGTCGTTTCTCTCCATGGCCGGCGAGGGCGACCGCGCCTCGCGCGCGGTGGCGGTCGGATCGGCCGCGGCGTACTTCTCGTTTTTTCCGGCGATGATGCTCGCCCTGGCCTCAGTCGTCCTCCTCTCGGGGAAGATCGATCCGGCGGGGCTGGTCGCGGACCAGGGCGATGCGATCTGGAGATGGAACTGGGCGAGGCAGCCGGTCGCGTTCGCCATATTCGCGGCCAGCTCATGCATGGCCCTGCGCAGGGTCGAGAGCGGCCGCTTCGCGGGGCAGGATGTGGCGCGCATCCATCCCCAGACGGCCGCTGCCGCGGGATTTGTACGGCGCCTCTCGTTCAGCGCGCTCGCGGCCGCGCTCGCTGCGGTCGGATGCTCCGCGTTCCTCGGCGGCTGGCAGCTGCCGTTTCTGCCTGTGTCGTCCCTGGCCGAATCCCTCCGGGTGATCGTGCCGGCCTGGGCGGTGGAGCCGTCGGTCGCCGTCGCGGGCCTTGCGGCGATGGCGGCTAAGAGCGCCCTGCTCCTTGTGCTGTTCGCATTCGCGCGGGCGTCCATCGCCTCCCTCAGGGGGGACCGGCTCGTGCGCTTCGCGTGGAGGGCCCTCATGCCTTTGGCTATGGCAAATCTTGCTGCGACCGCCTATATTGTGACCGTCCTGTCGAAGGGGGATTAG
- a CDS encoding NADH-quinone oxidoreductase subunit J encodes MEAIVFYILAAAATSSAVIALSRRDPLSSAVWLLGLVIPVAAIMALMRAPLAASAFLIVAVGSTLSFCLYVLMLMEPGRRARARQIKFGKVLAAVAAGYLAIVMSIAVAAPPFFAAPASGVHFDSPLTVGKAIASGYALAFALSGLMLMAAAAASVVMAGREGEG; translated from the coding sequence GTGGAGGCGATCGTCTTCTACATCCTTGCGGCGGCCGCGACCTCATCGGCGGTCATCGCGCTCTCCAGGCGCGACCCGCTCAGCTCCGCGGTCTGGCTCCTGGGCCTCGTGATACCGGTCGCTGCCATCATGGCGCTGATGCGCGCGCCGCTGGCGGCGTCGGCGTTTCTCATCGTCGCCGTGGGATCGACCCTCTCGTTCTGCCTCTACGTCCTCATGCTCATGGAGCCGGGCAGGAGGGCGAGGGCCCGGCAGATAAAATTCGGCAAGGTGCTCGCGGCCGTGGCCGCCGGCTACCTCGCCATCGTCATGTCGATAGCGGTCGCGGCGCCCCCGTTTTTTGCGGCGCCGGCGAGCGGCGTGCACTTCGATTCGCCGCTCACCGTGGGCAAGGCCATCGCCTCCGGGTACGCGCTCGCCTTCGCGTTATCCGGGCTCATGCTCATGGCCGCGGCCGCGGCCTCGGTGGTAATGGCGGGCAGGGAGGGAGAGGGATGA
- the nuoK gene encoding NADH-quinone oxidoreductase subunit NuoK yields MTLTLQHLLLLSAALFAIGAAGACVRRNVLVVFMSIQTMMAAAMLAMASFARWNLLPEGKAAMFFLIAVLAAQAAAGLALLVAVFKRCGTVHGDELRLLRD; encoded by the coding sequence ATGACGCTCACCCTTCAGCACCTGCTCCTGCTTTCGGCGGCCCTCTTCGCGATCGGCGCCGCGGGAGCGTGCGTGCGCAGGAACGTCCTCGTGGTGTTCATGTCGATCCAGACGATGATGGCGGCGGCGATGCTCGCGATGGCCTCCTTCGCGCGGTGGAACCTCCTGCCGGAGGGCAAGGCGGCCATGTTCTTCCTGATAGCGGTGCTCGCCGCGCAGGCGGCGGCGGGGCTGGCCCTTCTGGTGGCGGTCTTCAAGAGATGCGGGACTGTGCACGGAGACGAGCTGAGGCTTCTGAGGGACTAG
- a CDS encoding NADH-quinone oxidoreductase subunit L, translating to MLELIYSHVSLQAMIWLVVAMPLAAAAASALVAALYSGSESPGPRPLVSLLSVCAPLGSLAATAVIFFTLTGFDAVSPSAITGPLFRWAAIPGFSVDVGLRVDELAMFMAALVAGVGFLVQLYSIGDMWNDDGFFRYHAVSSLLIFFMLLAVLADNLVLAIAGWEGVGFSSCALIGSRRGEGADLRSGLRAFAINAIGDASLLAAAFVIFGAMSASGADADSGLFNFETMERQVAFFMPVASAVALLIFGAAAAKSAQIPLHLWMPEAALAPTPAFALMGTVTTAALGVYMVIRLNYIFALAPAALSVMAWAGAACALLSATMALAERDLRRILAYSTVSQFGLIYMAAGMGAFIAASFHLATHALFKCLLVLSAGSAIKASSGESDVLSMGGLVRRMPITGWAFVVSAAAMAGIAPASGFFSEQAILGRAFERGHVALWIMGLAALGVTAFYIFRAAGAVFFGDSALDASRYKRVAEPSMSMVLATMLLISLVAGAGFAGLPHCLGGSDWIGGWLGTLIPSESGSAFSDGSCGTWMVLAAVFLLWSAHFAVLGWLIYAQKRDWPARVARRIRPLAQLAARKYYFEEICGLVIVGPVEWFARVIVKRGVDRTAIDGIAAGGVARTVGLGASIARAAQSGMLYHYMLYFLIGAVAIIALVAL from the coding sequence ATGCTCGAACTCATATACAGCCACGTTAGCCTGCAGGCGATGATATGGCTCGTGGTCGCGATGCCGCTGGCCGCAGCCGCGGCGAGCGCGCTGGTCGCCGCCCTCTACTCGGGCAGCGAATCGCCGGGACCGAGGCCCCTGGTCTCGCTCCTGAGCGTCTGCGCGCCTCTCGGGTCCCTGGCCGCCACTGCGGTGATCTTCTTCACCCTGACCGGCTTCGACGCCGTCTCGCCCTCCGCCATCACCGGGCCTCTGTTCCGGTGGGCCGCGATACCCGGCTTCAGCGTGGACGTTGGGCTTCGCGTGGACGAGCTGGCCATGTTCATGGCGGCGCTCGTGGCGGGCGTGGGGTTTCTCGTGCAGCTGTACTCGATCGGCGACATGTGGAACGACGACGGTTTCTTCAGGTACCACGCCGTATCCTCGCTCCTCATATTCTTCATGCTGCTGGCGGTGCTCGCCGACAACCTGGTGCTGGCCATCGCAGGGTGGGAGGGGGTCGGGTTCTCATCCTGCGCGCTGATCGGTTCCCGCAGGGGAGAGGGGGCCGATCTGCGCTCCGGGCTGCGCGCCTTCGCCATAAACGCGATAGGCGACGCCTCCCTGCTCGCTGCGGCGTTCGTGATATTCGGCGCCATGTCCGCCTCGGGGGCCGACGCGGATTCGGGCCTCTTCAACTTCGAGACCATGGAGCGCCAGGTCGCCTTCTTCATGCCCGTGGCCTCCGCCGTCGCCCTGCTCATATTCGGCGCCGCGGCGGCCAAATCGGCCCAGATCCCGCTGCACCTGTGGATGCCGGAGGCGGCGCTCGCACCGACCCCGGCCTTCGCCCTGATGGGCACGGTCACCACCGCGGCGCTCGGCGTCTACATGGTGATCAGGCTCAACTACATATTCGCGCTGGCGCCTGCCGCCCTCTCGGTCATGGCGTGGGCGGGCGCGGCATGCGCCCTCCTCTCCGCCACGATGGCGCTGGCCGAGAGGGACCTGCGCAGGATACTCGCCTATTCCACCGTATCCCAGTTCGGGCTCATCTACATGGCTGCGGGCATGGGCGCGTTCATCGCGGCCTCGTTCCATCTGGCGACGCACGCCCTCTTCAAGTGCCTGCTCGTGCTCTCGGCCGGCAGCGCCATAAAGGCCTCCTCCGGCGAGAGCGACGTCCTGTCGATGGGCGGGCTCGTGCGGAGGATGCCGATAACCGGATGGGCCTTCGTGGTCTCCGCCGCGGCGATGGCCGGGATCGCGCCCGCATCGGGCTTCTTCAGCGAGCAGGCGATACTGGGCAGGGCCTTCGAGCGGGGGCACGTCGCGCTCTGGATCATGGGGCTCGCCGCCCTCGGCGTGACCGCCTTCTACATCTTCAGGGCCGCGGGCGCGGTATTCTTCGGCGACAGCGCGCTGGACGCGTCGAGGTACAAGAGGGTGGCGGAGCCGTCCATGAGCATGGTGCTGGCCACGATGCTTCTAATCTCGCTTGTCGCGGGGGCCGGCTTCGCAGGGCTGCCGCATTGTCTGGGAGGCTCCGATTGGATAGGCGGCTGGCTCGGCACGCTCATACCGTCTGAGAGCGGCAGCGCGTTCTCAGACGGATCCTGCGGCACGTGGATGGTCCTCGCGGCGGTCTTTCTGCTGTGGTCGGCGCACTTCGCCGTGCTCGGCTGGCTCATCTACGCGCAGAAGCGCGACTGGCCCGCCCGGGTGGCAAGGCGCATAAGGCCGCTCGCGCAGCTGGCGGCCAGGAAATATTACTTCGAGGAGATCTGCGGCCTTGTAATAGTCGGGCCTGTCGAGTGGTTCGCCCGCGTGATAGTGAAGCGGGGGGTGGACAGGACCGCGATCGACGGGATAGCGGCGGGCGGCGTGGCGAGGACGGTGGGGCTCGGCGCCTCGATCGCGCGCGCCGCGCAGAGCGGCATGCTCTATCACTACATGCTCTATTTTCTCATCGGCGCCGTAGCGATAATCGCGCTGGTGGCGCTGTGA
- a CDS encoding NADH-quinone oxidoreductase subunit M, giving the protein MAEMISRAAEFMSAHMVSAAVALPLAGAIVSLAIPAGARAAARVASAIFSAVGAGLCVAAFARIRGSGEIEFAEMAQWIPSLGIYYRVGFDGVSGLLAAAASASCFGSIIFSLRREVPRERLSLALMLFAQGCLTGIFASLDGFLFYLFWSGSAAALCLLTGVWGEGGRIAAATKFMAFAAAGSAAMLLAFAFAGASAESFYIVDWMAHRFGLFDQMWMFWALALAFGVMMPIAGLHTWLADLCEQSSPAGAALAGGAMLAAGAYGFFRIGMPIAPVAVAVFAPAMCWLGVAAVFMGAMLALAERDLARIAAAVSLSQMGIVLLGLFSLQSVGVSGAVLLMAANALIACGVHMVSGTLRARAGGSDLANAGGIWRAMPAVAAALALFAAAAVGLPGLAGFSGQFTLLLGSFQVRTLHASLALAGLAILASAIAVRVVIALFGRRAAGDERRRSDAGPAEITAMAAIGAVIVLAGLWPQPLLGRIERPAEAFVKLSKRVEMIIPAGRSPVPDEAAPEGRGE; this is encoded by the coding sequence TTGGCTGAGATGATCTCGAGGGCGGCGGAGTTTATGTCGGCGCATATGGTGAGCGCGGCCGTGGCGCTGCCGCTGGCGGGCGCGATCGTCTCGCTCGCGATCCCGGCCGGGGCGAGGGCCGCGGCCAGGGTCGCCTCGGCGATATTCTCCGCGGTCGGCGCCGGGCTGTGCGTCGCCGCCTTCGCCAGGATCCGCGGCAGCGGGGAGATAGAGTTCGCGGAGATGGCGCAGTGGATACCGTCGCTCGGGATCTACTACAGGGTCGGGTTCGACGGGGTCTCGGGGCTGCTCGCGGCTGCAGCGTCGGCTTCGTGCTTCGGCTCCATCATATTTTCCCTGAGGCGGGAGGTCCCGAGGGAGCGCCTGTCGCTCGCCCTCATGCTCTTCGCCCAGGGGTGCCTCACCGGGATATTCGCCTCGCTCGACGGGTTCCTCTTCTACCTCTTCTGGAGCGGCTCGGCCGCTGCCCTGTGCCTTTTGACGGGGGTGTGGGGTGAGGGCGGGAGGATCGCCGCCGCTACGAAATTCATGGCGTTCGCAGCGGCGGGCAGCGCGGCTATGCTCCTCGCGTTCGCCTTCGCAGGGGCGAGCGCAGAGTCGTTCTACATCGTGGACTGGATGGCCCACCGGTTCGGCCTCTTCGACCAGATGTGGATGTTCTGGGCGCTCGCGCTGGCCTTCGGGGTCATGATGCCGATAGCCGGGCTCCACACCTGGCTCGCGGATCTCTGCGAGCAGTCGTCTCCTGCGGGGGCGGCGCTCGCCGGGGGGGCGATGCTGGCTGCCGGCGCCTACGGATTCTTCAGGATCGGCATGCCGATAGCGCCGGTGGCGGTCGCGGTCTTCGCGCCCGCCATGTGCTGGCTCGGCGTGGCCGCGGTGTTCATGGGAGCCATGCTGGCCCTTGCCGAGAGGGATCTAGCGCGGATCGCGGCGGCGGTCTCGCTCTCGCAGATGGGGATCGTGCTGCTGGGTCTCTTCTCGCTCCAGTCCGTGGGGGTTTCCGGCGCGGTGCTGCTCATGGCGGCCAACGCACTGATAGCGTGCGGGGTCCACATGGTCTCGGGCACGCTCAGGGCGAGGGCGGGCGGCTCCGACCTGGCGAACGCAGGGGGGATATGGCGCGCGATGCCGGCCGTGGCCGCTGCGCTCGCCCTCTTTGCTGCCGCGGCGGTCGGCCTGCCAGGCCTCGCCGGATTCTCCGGCCAGTTCACGCTGCTGCTGGGCAGCTTTCAGGTGCGCACGCTGCACGCGTCGCTGGCCCTTGCGGGGCTCGCCATTCTGGCATCCGCGATCGCGGTCAGGGTGGTCATCGCCCTCTTCGGCAGGCGCGCGGCCGGGGATGAGCGGCGCCGGTCCGACGCTGGGCCGGCGGAGATCACGGCGATGGCCGCTATCGGGGCGGTGATCGTGCTGGCGGGCCTCTGGCCGCAGCCGCTGCTCGGCAGGATAGAGAGGCCTGCGGAGGCCTTTGTGAAGCTCTCGAAGAGGGTGGAGATGATAATCCCGGCGGGCCGTTCGCCGGTCCCGGATGAGGCGGCGCCCGAGGGGAGGGGCGAGTGA
- a CDS encoding NADH-quinone oxidoreductase subunit N: MTAAILDIAHAWFPGAALPLAVLAIAAAAALISSAATRGAGRWVDAGISVAGLLAAAALAWRTWPEAGTAGAAILITDRLGLAGMIVVLASAACSALISSPYLGHRERTGIGFYGLLMLSAFGMAALCFAGDLIAILIAMETASISLSAMAGYARTRPQSVEASLKMFMMSAFSTAFYCMGLAFIFGSLGSTSLATIAERFEYVLSGEGRGMFLFGLAMVFSGLSLKVSAAPFHSWAPDVLEGSPMPVSLFIATSAKAAGLVALLRIAMAIAAPGGALWHGLASAVAAVTILWGALAAMRQENLKRMLAYLSVAAGGFMLAALPSLALSHAPMARALLMNLVAYCVSMVGAFAALAALAPGDGLDSRRLCGLSRRRPWAAAAMSLFLLSLAGAPPTLGFAGRFYLVMEVARAGDIMLAAVVSLGTAIMFICVLRPIVSMYMREAGAAPALEGQEAAGGGSNVLTGVMAAAALAVSAFGLFPQDLMAFVYASSALL; this comes from the coding sequence GTGACGGCTGCGATCCTCGACATCGCACACGCGTGGTTCCCCGGCGCGGCGCTTCCGCTGGCGGTGCTCGCGATCGCCGCGGCCGCGGCACTGATCTCCTCCGCGGCGACCAGGGGCGCGGGCCGATGGGTCGACGCCGGGATCTCCGTCGCCGGGCTTCTGGCGGCCGCTGCGCTCGCATGGCGGACCTGGCCGGAGGCCGGGACCGCCGGGGCGGCGATCCTGATCACCGACCGGCTCGGGCTGGCCGGCATGATCGTGGTGCTTGCTTCGGCGGCCTGCTCGGCGCTCATATCGAGCCCTTATCTCGGGCACCGCGAGCGGACGGGGATCGGATTTTACGGCCTGCTGATGCTCTCAGCCTTCGGCATGGCGGCGCTGTGCTTCGCAGGCGACCTCATCGCCATCCTCATCGCCATGGAGACCGCGTCGATCTCCCTCTCGGCGATGGCCGGCTACGCGCGCACCCGGCCGCAGTCGGTCGAGGCCTCGCTCAAGATGTTCATGATGTCCGCGTTCTCGACCGCGTTCTACTGCATGGGGCTGGCTTTCATATTCGGCAGCCTGGGCAGCACGTCGCTCGCGACCATCGCGGAGAGGTTCGAGTACGTCCTCTCCGGCGAGGGGAGGGGGATGTTCCTCTTCGGGCTCGCGATGGTGTTCTCGGGCCTTTCGCTCAAGGTCTCCGCTGCGCCGTTCCACTCCTGGGCGCCGGACGTGCTCGAGGGGTCGCCCATGCCCGTGTCGCTCTTCATCGCCACATCGGCCAAGGCAGCGGGCCTCGTCGCGCTCCTTCGCATCGCCATGGCTATTGCGGCCCCCGGCGGCGCGCTCTGGCACGGGCTCGCCTCCGCGGTCGCGGCAGTCACGATCCTGTGGGGGGCGCTGGCCGCGATGCGACAGGAGAATCTCAAGCGGATGCTGGCCTATCTCTCGGTCGCAGCCGGCGGGTTCATGCTGGCTGCGCTCCCTTCGCTGGCCCTTTCCCACGCGCCAATGGCGCGCGCCCTCCTCATGAACCTCGTGGCCTACTGCGTCTCGATGGTGGGCGCGTTCGCGGCGCTGGCCGCCCTGGCGCCGGGCGATGGGCTGGACTCGAGACGCCTGTGCGGGCTCTCCAGGCGCAGGCCCTGGGCCGCGGCCGCGATGTCGCTGTTTCTTCTCTCGCTCGCCGGCGCGCCTCCCACTCTGGGGTTTGCCGGGAGGTTCTATCTCGTGATGGAGGTTGCGCGCGCGGGCGACATAATGCTCGCGGCGGTGGTGTCGCTCGGCACGGCGATCATGTTCATCTGCGTCTTGAGGCCCATAGTCTCGATGTACATGAGGGAGGCCGGGGCGGCGCCCGCCCTTGAGGGGCAAGAGGCGGCAGGCGGGGGGTCGAACGTGCTCACCGGCGTCATGGCCGCAGCGGCGCTGGCGGTATCGGCCTTCGGCCTCTTTCCGCAGGACCTGATGGCCTTCGTCTACGCCTCCTCGGCCCTTTTGTGA